In Bradyrhizobium sp. WD16, the genomic stretch CAGATTGGCATAGTGCTTGTAGCCGACCCCGGCCGCCGGATTGCGCGAGTGATACACCACCGGCACCAGCGATGCGTCGAGCCGGCGGGCGATCGCCTGGCCGATGCGGCCCATGCCGACCATACCGACGGTGCGGCCGCGCAGCGAGCCCTGGGTCAGCGGGTAATTACCCCTGGCCCACTGGCCGGAGCGGACGAACCGATCGGCGGCAACGAACTCTCGCACCGTCGCGATCAGCAGCCCGAGCGCCACGTCGGCAACTTCCTCGGTCAACACGTCCGGGGTGTTGGTGACGATGATGCTGCGCTCGCGCGCCGCCGCCCAGTCGACGTGGTCATAGCCAACGCCGAAGGACGAGATCAGCTCGAGCCCGGGGAAGCGGGCCATCATCGCCTTGTCGGCGCTGACGAGGCCGGTAATGGCGACGCCCCGGATCCGGCCGGCGACGGCCTCGCTGATGCGGTCGAGATCGCCGCGGCTCTCCGCCGCATGAACCGTGAATACGCCGCTGAGCCCCTCGCTCACGAGGGGTTTCGGCTGGCCATAGACCAGCACATCGACCTTCCCGGAAGTCCCCGCAGTCATCCAATGTCCTTTCCAAGCGCACTTTCGTGCCAGCGTCGTAGCATAAGATGCGAGGCCAGCGAGAGCAGCATATAGATCACAATGCCGGCCGCCGAGAGCAGCAGAAGCGCAGCAAACATGCGCGGAATGTTGAGGCGATAGCCCGATTCCGCAATGCGATAGGCGAGCCCCGAGCCGGCGCCGGCGGAACCCGCCGCGATTTCGGCCACCACCGCCCCGATCAGCGACAAACCGCCGGCGATCCGCAGCCCCCCGAGCGTATAGGGCAGGGCCGACGGCAACCGCAGCAGCGTCAGGCTTTGCAGCTGCGAGGCGCCATACAGCGTGAACAGCCCGGCGAGGTTGCGGTCCACCGAATTGAGCCCCAGGGTGGTGTTGGACAGCACCGGAAAGAACGCGACGATGAAGGCGCAGACCACCACCGCGAGCTGCTGCGGCAGATAGATCAGGAGCAGCGGCGCGATCGCAATCACCGGCGTGACCTGCAGGATCACCGCATAGGGGAATAGCGAATATTCGACGATGCGCGAGCGGCTGAACAGCAACGCCAGCGCGATGCCGCCCACGGCGGCGGCGACAAAGCCTTCCAGCGTGGTGGTGAGCGTCACCAGCAGCGAGGCGAACAGCACCGACCAATCGGCGACCAGCGTCGTCGCCACCACCGAAGGCGCCGGCAGGACATAGGGCGGAATCCCCTTGAGGCGCACCACGGCTTCCCAGAGGCCGATGGCCGCCGCCATCACCAGCATCGGCAGCACGATGCGCAAGCCGCGGCTGTTGCGTGGCGCGGTCGCCGGGGTTGGCGCGTTGCTCATGACGCACCCCGCGATGGCGGCTGACCGCTCGCCTCCGCCAACGCCCGCGACACCGCCCGGCATTGGGCGCCATAGGACGCGGAGGTGCGGAAATCCTCGCCGCGCGCCAGCGGCGCCTCGATCCGGAACTCGGAATGAATGCGTCCCGGACGCGGCGTCATCACCACCACGCGCTGGGCGAGATAAACCGATTCGAACACCGAATGGGTAACGAAGACGATGGTCTTGCCGAGCCGGCGCCAGAGCGCGAGCAGGTCGTCGTTGAGGCGGAAGCGGGTAATCTCATCGAGCGCCGCGAACGGCTCGTCCATCAGCAGGATGTCCGGGTCGGTGACGAGGGCGCGGGCGAGCGAGACCCGCATCTTCATCCCGCCGGACAGTTCGCGCGGATAGGCGCGGGCGAAATCGGCGAGGCCGACGCCGTCGAGCGCCGAGCGGACGCGCGCCTCGGCGTCCGGCCGCGGCGCATGGACGAGGCGCAGCGGCAGATGGACATTGTCGAAGACGCTGGCCCAGGGCATCAGGGTCGGCTCCTGGAAAACGAAGCCGATGGCATGGCCGGCGTGGCGGCGCGGCGCGGCGCGGGCAACGCGGATCTCGCCGGCGGTCGGCCGGCTCAGTCCGGCAACGAGGCGCAGGGCGGTGGATTTTCCGCAACCGGACGGGCCGAGCAGCGCGACGAATTCGCCGCGGCCGACGTCGAGATCGAGCGCGTCGAGCGCGCGGACGCCGTTGTCATAGGCCTTGCAAACGGCGCGCAGGCTGACGGCGGGTTCAGGCCCCGTGCTCGCCCGCTCGCGCCCCGGGCCGTCATCCTGCATGATGCGCCGCCAAATCAGTTCTTGGGACGCAGGTCGAGACCGACGCCCTTGTTGACGAAGCGCAGTGTGTAGCCCTTGCGAAAATCGATGTCGCGCTTGACCACGCCGGCGCGCACCATCTTGTCGAAGAAGCTCGCATAGCGGGCGTCATTCATGGCGCCGATGCCGTCCTTGAGCGCATCGCCGGAATCGACGATGCCGTAGTCCTTCATCTTCGCGACCGAGAAGGCGAGGAGATCGTCGGTCATGTCAGGATTGAACGTCTTGATCAGGGCGTTGCCGGGCTTGTTGTCGCCGTAGAGATAATTGTACCAGCCGATGATCGAGGCATCGACGAAGCGCTGCACGAGATCCGGCTTGTTTTCGGCGAGATCGCGCCGCGTCTCGATCAGGGTCGAATAGCTGTTGAAGCCGGCATCGGCGATCGAAATCACCGTCGGCTTGAAGCCGGCCTGCTTTTCCACCGCGAAAGGCTCGGAGGTGGCGTAGCCTTCCATGGCGCTGCGCTTGTCGGCGAGGAAGGGCTGGGCATTGAAGGTGTAGGGCTTCACCCGCGTTTCGGAGAAACCGTATTCGAGCTTGAGCCACTGGTAATAGGTGGTCATGCCCTCCTTGGAGACGAACAGCGTGAGGTTTTTGAGATCCCCGATCTTCTCCACCTTGGCTTCGGGATGAGCCAGAAAGACCTGAGGATCCTTCTGGAACATCGCGGCCACCGCCACCACGGGAATATTGTTCGCCGCGGCATCGAAGGTCTGCAGCGAATTGGCGCTCATGAAGAAGTCGAGCTTGCCCGAGGCCAGCAGGATGCGGTTATTGACGTTGGGTCCGCCGGGCACGATGGTGACGTCGAGGCCGTATTTGGCGTAAGTGCCGTCGGCGACGGCCTGGAAGAAACCGCCATGCTCCGCCTCGGCCACCCAGTTGGTCCCGAAACGGACCTTGTCAGGCGTGATCGCGCCCTGCTGTGATGCAGATGCTGCCGGCGTCTCGGCGCGCAGCGGCATTCCCGTCGCCGCCATCACGGCGGCCAGCACCACGGCGCCGAACAGGCGATGGCCGGACAGGGCGCGGCGGGGGACGGGCAATGTCATCGAGGACTCCGTTGCAGGGGTTTTCGTGATAAACTTCGGACTGGGAAGACTTCGAATTAGGAATGCTTCGAATTAGGAAGCCTTCGAATTCGGAAGCCTTCAAACGAGATAGCCTTCGAACCGAGATCTTCGGCAGTGCCCGCCAAGGCGCGGCGGGCGCGGGCAGGCTAACCTGCGAATCAATGCTTTAAAATGCCTGAAACGGAACGATCCCGATCCGATGCCCGACGCCATGAATGAAACCCGGTCCCCGCCTGCCCGTGCCTGGGCAGACGTCCGCTGGTCCGAACTGCCGCCCGGCGCCGCCGAGCGCTGGATCGCCGTGCTGCCGCTGGCGGCAACAGAGCAGCATGGACCGCACCTGCCGCTCGAAACCGACACACTGATCGCCGAAGCCTATCTGGCGCGCACGATGGAATTGCTGCCGGCCTCGCTGCCGGTGACATTCCTGCCGGTCGAGGAGGTCGGGCTTTCCATCGAGCACACCGATTTTGCCGGCACGCGGACGCTGACCACCGAAGGGGCGCTCGCAGCCTGGATGGGCATCGGCGCCGACATCGCCGGAAGGGGATTGCGCAAGCTGGTGATGGTGACGAGCCACGGCGGCAACACCGCCGCGATGATGCTGGTGGCGCAGGAATTGCGCGCGCGCTTCGGGTTGCTTGCGGTGACCACCAACTGGCATCGCTTCGGCCAGCCGCCGGGAATGTTCAGCGACAGCGAGATCCGACATGGCATTCACGGCGGAGCGATCGAGACCTCGATCATGCTGGCGGCCTTTCCGGATCAGGTGCAAAAAAGCCTGATCG encodes the following:
- a CDS encoding 2-hydroxyacid dehydrogenase encodes the protein MTAGTSGKVDVLVYGQPKPLVSEGLSGVFTVHAAESRGDLDRISEAVAGRIRGVAITGLVSADKAMMARFPGLELISSFGVGYDHVDWAAARERSIIVTNTPDVLTEEVADVALGLLIATVREFVAADRFVRSGQWARGNYPLTQGSLRGRTVGMVGMGRIGQAIARRLDASLVPVVYHSRNPAAGVGYKHYANLVEMAKAVDTLVVITPGGASTAKLVNAEVIDALGPNGVIVNVARGSVIDEDALIAALKARKILAAGLDVFANEPNVPEELRALPNTVLLPHVGSASIITRNAMDQLVVDNLKAWFAGQAPLTPIPETPVKGR
- a CDS encoding ABC transporter permease, which produces MSNAPTPATAPRNSRGLRIVLPMLVMAAAIGLWEAVVRLKGIPPYVLPAPSVVATTLVADWSVLFASLLVTLTTTLEGFVAAAVGGIALALLFSRSRIVEYSLFPYAVILQVTPVIAIAPLLLIYLPQQLAVVVCAFIVAFFPVLSNTTLGLNSVDRNLAGLFTLYGASQLQSLTLLRLPSALPYTLGGLRIAGGLSLIGAVVAEIAAGSAGAGSGLAYRIAESGYRLNIPRMFAALLLLSAAGIVIYMLLSLASHLMLRRWHESALGKDIG
- a CDS encoding ABC transporter ATP-binding protein, whose product is MQDDGPGRERASTGPEPAVSLRAVCKAYDNGVRALDALDLDVGRGEFVALLGPSGCGKSTALRLVAGLSRPTAGEIRVARAAPRRHAGHAIGFVFQEPTLMPWASVFDNVHLPLRLVHAPRPDAEARVRSALDGVGLADFARAYPRELSGGMKMRVSLARALVTDPDILLMDEPFAALDEITRFRLNDDLLALWRRLGKTIVFVTHSVFESVYLAQRVVVMTPRPGRIHSEFRIEAPLARGEDFRTSASYGAQCRAVSRALAEASGQPPSRGAS
- a CDS encoding ABC transporter substrate-binding protein; translation: MTLPVPRRALSGHRLFGAVVLAAVMAATGMPLRAETPAASASQQGAITPDKVRFGTNWVAEAEHGGFFQAVADGTYAKYGLDVTIVPGGPNVNNRILLASGKLDFFMSANSLQTFDAAANNIPVVAVAAMFQKDPQVFLAHPEAKVEKIGDLKNLTLFVSKEGMTTYYQWLKLEYGFSETRVKPYTFNAQPFLADKRSAMEGYATSEPFAVEKQAGFKPTVISIADAGFNSYSTLIETRRDLAENKPDLVQRFVDASIIGWYNYLYGDNKPGNALIKTFNPDMTDDLLAFSVAKMKDYGIVDSGDALKDGIGAMNDARYASFFDKMVRAGVVKRDIDFRKGYTLRFVNKGVGLDLRPKN
- a CDS encoding creatininase family protein codes for the protein MPDAMNETRSPPARAWADVRWSELPPGAAERWIAVLPLAATEQHGPHLPLETDTLIAEAYLARTMELLPASLPVTFLPVEEVGLSIEHTDFAGTRTLTTEGALAAWMGIGADIAGRGLRKLVMVTSHGGNTAAMMLVAQELRARFGLLAVTTNWHRFGQPPGMFSDSEIRHGIHGGAIETSIMLAAFPDQVQKSLIANFEPASLGFVANYRYLSTQRPAPFAWQAQDLHPSGAVGDATQASAEKGRRLIDHGAAAFCELLADVDRFDLAALRPGPARRGA